The following proteins are encoded in a genomic region of Chlamydiales bacterium:
- the sthA gene encoding Si-specific NAD(P)(+) transhydrogenase → MEIVQCDMVVIGSGPAGQKAAIQAAKFGKNVVVVEKDKEPGGASLNSGTIPSKSLREAILDLTRFHDRTLYGKDSLKNDVAIGDLTYRLHKVLADERVLLLKQFSQNNIHLVFGIAHFVNKHQMIISDDSGSEIYQINADIIMIATGSSPRDPSNVPFDGKVILDSTGLLHFSEVPKSMVVLGGGIIGSEYASFFSALGTDVTVIDKKERMLGLLDAEIGAHLQKSLVDIGLKFVGSKEFDKIERVGNQGVVTCKDGFTITADTVLYALGRSANVASLKIQNVGIELTKDGHIPVNSLFQTVVPNIYAVGDVIGAPALASTSMEQGRLAARQAFGAAAHTFPTLYPIGIYTIPEISSVGYTEEQLQALGFHYEVGRAYYYEIARGHISGSLRGLFKILFHADTLEILGIHIIGRSATEVIHIGQVAMSFNAHLDYFIEHIFNYPTFAEGYRIAAFNGINKIKRIK, encoded by the coding sequence GTGGAAATAGTGCAATGCGACATGGTTGTAATTGGTTCTGGCCCTGCAGGGCAAAAGGCGGCAATTCAAGCAGCTAAGTTTGGAAAAAATGTAGTTGTTGTTGAAAAGGATAAGGAGCCAGGAGGCGCTTCTCTTAATTCGGGAACAATACCTTCTAAATCACTTAGAGAGGCGATCTTAGACCTTACAAGGTTTCATGATCGTACCTTATATGGAAAGGATAGCTTAAAAAATGATGTTGCAATTGGTGATTTAACTTATCGTTTACACAAAGTATTAGCTGATGAGAGAGTGCTGCTTTTAAAGCAGTTTAGCCAAAATAATATCCATTTAGTTTTTGGGATAGCCCATTTTGTAAATAAGCATCAAATGATTATCAGTGATGATAGCGGAAGCGAGATTTATCAAATTAACGCTGATATCATCATGATCGCTACAGGGTCTAGTCCAAGAGATCCTTCCAATGTGCCCTTTGATGGAAAAGTAATTTTAGATTCTACGGGTCTACTTCATTTTAGTGAAGTGCCAAAGTCTATGGTGGTTTTAGGAGGAGGGATTATTGGCTCTGAATATGCAAGCTTTTTTTCGGCTCTTGGAACAGACGTTACGGTGATTGATAAAAAAGAGAGAATGCTTGGACTTTTAGATGCTGAAATTGGTGCACACTTACAGAAGTCTTTGGTTGATATAGGCTTGAAATTTGTTGGTAGTAAAGAGTTTGATAAGATAGAACGTGTTGGTAACCAAGGTGTTGTAACATGTAAAGATGGATTTACGATTACGGCAGATACCGTATTATATGCCCTTGGTAGGTCTGCAAACGTTGCCTCTTTAAAGATACAAAATGTTGGCATTGAACTTACAAAAGATGGGCATATCCCTGTTAACTCCCTCTTCCAAACAGTTGTGCCAAATATTTATGCTGTTGGGGATGTTATAGGAGCTCCTGCTCTGGCATCTACTAGTATGGAACAAGGTCGTCTCGCAGCACGTCAGGCTTTTGGCGCTGCAGCTCATACATTTCCAACTCTCTATCCAATAGGTATCTATACCATACCAGAAATCTCTTCTGTGGGCTATACTGAAGAGCAATTACAAGCGCTTGGATTTCACTATGAAGTGGGAAGAGCTTATTACTATGAAATTGCAAGAGGGCATATTTCTGGAAGCTTAAGGGGCCTGTTCAAAATCCTCTTTCACGCTGATACATTGGAAATTTTGGGAATTCACATCATAGGTAGAAGTGCAACCGAAGTGATCCACATTGGACAAGTGGCGATGTCTTTTAATGCCCATC